The Amycolatopsis japonica nucleotide sequence CAGGCAACCCGTGTTCGTCGCCGACGCCATGGCCTGGGCACTGCACCTCAACGGCCGGAACGCCGAAGCCCTCACCTTCACCGACCGGGCGGCGAGCACCGGCTGGCGCAGCGCCTCGTTCTCCTACCACCGCGGCATGATCCTCGCCGCGCTCGGACGGCCGGGCGAAGCCGTCAAGGCGCTCGCCGAAGCGCTGCGCATCAATCCGAACTTCTCCTTGACCGACGCGCGGACGGCACGCACCACGCTGGCGAACCTCGGCGGTGCCGGATGAGTCCGCGACGGCGGGACCACGACCGGAAAGGCGGCCCACCCATGCGCAATCTGCCCACCGAAAGGGTTCCGCGCCGGTTGCGCGGCGCCGCGCTGAGCACGCTGGTCTTCCTCGCCGTAGTCGTGGCGTGCTCCGAGACGGGGGCCGACGCCGGGCCACGGTTCGACGACGAGACCACCGAGGGCGTCGTGACCGAATTGACCTGTATGAAGCATCAGCCGCGGGCGCCGGGTCCCCGCTACACCGACGACTCGATCCGGCGCACCGACGAGACCCTCGCCCTGCTCCGCTACTACACCGCGAACGGGTCCAAACCGTACTGCGACGGCGGCGACGTCACCGACATCGATCGCCAATGGATCGACGTGTACATCGCACTGGGCGCGGACGAGGAAAAGGTGAAACGTCCCTGAGTGCGCCTCGACCGGACAGGAATTGTCAAGAATCGCCCTGAAACAGACACTTCAGGGCACTCGTCGCGCACCCGCACTGCCGTTCCTGAATCCATGCAGTATGGTCCGCGATTGACGCGATACCGGCGTTTCTCGTGGACATTTTCACTATGGAGGTGGGTCGGTTGCACGTGCTGGCCGATGCGAACCTGCGGCTCGACGCAAGTCCGATCGACTACGTCCTGCTCGCCTTCTATTTCGCGCTGGTGCTCGGCATCGGGTACATGGCGCGGAGGTCGGTCTCGAGCAGCCTCGACTTCTTCCTCTCTGGCCGGTCGCTGCCCGCCTGGGTCACCGGTCTCGCCTTCATTTCGGCGAACCTCGGCGCGGTCGAGATCATGGGCATGTCGGCCAACGGTGTGCTCTACGGCCTGCCGACCGTGCACTACTTCTGGATCGGCGCGATCCCGGCGATGCTGTTCCTCGGCATCGTGATGATGCCGTTCTACTACGGCTCGAAGGTCCGCAGTGTCCCGGAGTTCATGCTCCGCCGGTTCGGCAAACCCGCCCACCTGGTCAACGGCATCAGCTTCGCGAGCGCGCAGATCCTCATCGCGGGCGCGAACCTGTTCCTGCTCGCGAGCGTGGTGAACCTCCTTCTCGGCTGGCCGCTGTGGGTGTCGATCATCGTCGCGGCCGCGGTCGTGCTCTCGTACACCGCGCTCGGCGGTCTCTCCGCCGCGATCTACAACGAGGTCTTGCAGTTCTTCGTGATCGTCGCGGCGCTGCTGCCGCTGACCATCGTCGGGCTGGTGAAGGTCGGCGGCTGGCAGGGCCTGGTCGACAAGGTCACCGCGAGCCCCGGCGGCGACGCGCAGCTGCACTCGTGGCCGGGTGACAACCTCACCGGCTTCGGCAACAGCTTCCTGTCGATCCTCGGTCTCGTCTTCGGTCTCGGTTTCGTGCTGTCCTTCGGCTACTGGACCACGAACTTCGTCGAGGTCCAGCGCGCGATGGCGTCGAAGAGCATGTCGGCCGCGCGGCGGACGCCGATCATCGGCGCCTTCCCGAAGATGCTGGTCCCGTTCATCGTGATCATCCCCGGCATGATCGCCGCGGTCACCGTTTCCGAGTACGTCCAGGACAAGCAGGTCCTGCTCGACGGCGGCGACGCGCCGAGCGGCGTGACCGCGAACAACGCCATCCTGCTGCTGATGCGCGACCTGCTGCCCAACGGCATGCTCGGTGTCGCGCTCGCCGGTCTGCTCGCCTCGTTCATGGCCGGGATGGCCGCGAACCTGAGCTCGTTCAACACCGTGTTCACCTACGACATCTGGCAGTCGTACGTGAAGAAGAACGAGTCGGACGGCTACTACCTCCGGCTCGGCCGCCTGGTCACCGCCATCGGCACCGTGCTCGCCATCGGCACCGCGTTCATCGCGTCGAACTCCGGGAACATCCTGACCTACCTGCAGGACCTGTTCTCCTTCTTCAACGCGCCGCTGTTCGCCACCTTCATCCTCGGCATGTTCTGGAAGCGGATGACGCCGACCGCGGGCTGGGTCGGCCTGGTATCCGGTACCGCCTCGGCGATCACCGTGTGGCTGCTGTCGCAGGCCGGGGTCCTCGGGCTCACCGGGCAGGGCATCAGCTTCGTGGCCGCGGGTACGGCCTTCGTCGTGGACATCGCGGTCAGCGTCGCGGTCTCGCTCGCCACCGCGCCGAAGCCGGAGGCCCAGCTGGTCGGCCTCGTCTACTCCCTCACCCCGAAGGAGTCGCTGAAGCACGACGAGACGGGCGACGACGCGGGCTGGTACCGCAAGCCGGGCCTGCTCGCGGGCATCGTGCTGATCCTGACCATCGCGCTCAACATCATCTTCTAGGAGGCCGGAGATGGCTGCTTCGCAAGCTCCCAAGAAGGCCGGCGTCTTCGACATCCGGCTGATCATCGCCCTGCTCATCGGCGGTTACGGGCTGGTGCTCACGATCATGGGCATCGGCTTCACCACCGAGGAGGAGCTGGCCAAGGCCGCCGACGTCAACATCAACCTGTGGGCGGGTATCGGCATGCTGGTGTTCGCGGCGTTGTTCATGCTCTGGGCGAAGCTGCGGCCCATCGTGGTGCCGCCGAGCACCGACGGCGAGAGCGGCGAATAGCCGGGTTGTCCGGACAGCGGCGAGGGGCTCCGGCTACCGTGCATCTCGTGCTGCTCAACGCTCGACGTCGCCGGATCGCGTCCGTGCTGGCCCTGGTCGCCACACTGGGCGTGCTCTCGGCCTGCGGTCAGAACCTCGGCAAGTCCAACTTCGCCCGCACCACCGTCGCCGCCGAACCCGGCTCCGGTTCCGGTTCGGTGCCCGACGGGGACATCAACGATCCGGCGGTCACCCCCGCGGTGCTGCGCACGATCGACCCGTGCGGCCTGGTGAACAAGGAAGTGATGAGCGGCCTCGGCACGCCGGAGGACCCGACGTCGAATCTCACCTCGTTCGGCACCTGC carries:
- a CDS encoding sodium:solute symporter family protein → MHVLADANLRLDASPIDYVLLAFYFALVLGIGYMARRSVSSSLDFFLSGRSLPAWVTGLAFISANLGAVEIMGMSANGVLYGLPTVHYFWIGAIPAMLFLGIVMMPFYYGSKVRSVPEFMLRRFGKPAHLVNGISFASAQILIAGANLFLLASVVNLLLGWPLWVSIIVAAAVVLSYTALGGLSAAIYNEVLQFFVIVAALLPLTIVGLVKVGGWQGLVDKVTASPGGDAQLHSWPGDNLTGFGNSFLSILGLVFGLGFVLSFGYWTTNFVEVQRAMASKSMSAARRTPIIGAFPKMLVPFIVIIPGMIAAVTVSEYVQDKQVLLDGGDAPSGVTANNAILLLMRDLLPNGMLGVALAGLLASFMAGMAANLSSFNTVFTYDIWQSYVKKNESDGYYLRLGRLVTAIGTVLAIGTAFIASNSGNILTYLQDLFSFFNAPLFATFILGMFWKRMTPTAGWVGLVSGTASAITVWLLSQAGVLGLTGQGISFVAAGTAFVVDIAVSVAVSLATAPKPEAQLVGLVYSLTPKESLKHDETGDDAGWYRKPGLLAGIVLILTIALNIIF